A single genomic interval of Tenuifilum sp. 4138str harbors:
- a CDS encoding peroxiredoxin family protein — MKRFIFIALAWAAFACSTKNELTPGSWLGVIQMDSIPGRLDVPFNFEVKADNDKVQLTVRNADELIEITEVERIGDSLYAKFPTFTSELVMAVNDSLSGYYYPKGVKDGRRYKFYGIKGETDRFPWFTEQPKFDITGRWWFIENPGTPDSTVMVAELKQEGSRVTGTILSTTGDYRYLEGKVAGNIFYFSKCDGAQSIIVRGEITDSATMANGLISGSPRWVSSWRAVRDDNAELPKAESLVRVRKGFSTFKFAGTDLNGIRITSDDERFKGKVLAVLAGGSWCPNCLDEGRFYKTMYEKYRDKGFEVVSLCFEDKTFEAAKPKIKRFAQSIGADYTFLYVAPRGREQRDSVLYSLEGKMAYPTSMILDRNGKIRRVETGFSGPGTGEHFKKFARETEELIMELLNEK, encoded by the coding sequence ATGAAACGATTTATCTTTATTGCATTGGCTTGGGCAGCATTTGCCTGCTCAACCAAAAATGAGTTAACACCCGGTTCATGGCTTGGAGTAATCCAAATGGACTCAATTCCTGGCAGGCTGGATGTTCCCTTTAACTTTGAGGTTAAGGCTGATAATGACAAGGTTCAGCTTACCGTTCGTAATGCCGATGAACTTATTGAAATAACCGAGGTTGAACGCATTGGCGATTCGCTTTACGCCAAGTTCCCAACCTTTACCAGCGAGCTGGTAATGGCCGTAAACGATTCGCTGAGCGGCTACTACTATCCCAAAGGGGTAAAGGATGGCCGCAGGTATAAGTTTTACGGAATTAAAGGGGAAACTGACCGTTTCCCATGGTTTACCGAACAACCTAAGTTCGATATTACAGGACGTTGGTGGTTCATTGAGAATCCGGGTACGCCTGACTCAACCGTAATGGTTGCTGAACTCAAACAGGAAGGTTCAAGGGTTACTGGAACCATACTCAGCACTACCGGCGATTACCGCTACCTTGAGGGTAAGGTTGCAGGGAACATATTCTACTTCTCAAAGTGCGATGGCGCTCAATCCATTATAGTAAGAGGCGAAATTACCGATTCTGCCACCATGGCAAACGGTCTCATATCGGGTAGTCCACGCTGGGTATCGAGTTGGCGCGCTGTGCGCGACGATAATGCCGAACTTCCCAAAGCAGAATCATTGGTAAGGGTACGTAAAGGATTCTCAACCTTTAAATTTGCCGGAACCGATTTGAATGGCATCCGCATTACTTCCGATGATGAGCGTTTTAAGGGTAAGGTTTTGGCTGTTCTTGCTGGTGGTAGCTGGTGCCCTAATTGCTTAGATGAGGGTAGGTTCTATAAAACCATGTATGAGAAGTATCGTGATAAGGGATTCGAGGTGGTATCGCTCTGCTTTGAGGACAAAACCTTTGAAGCAGCAAAACCCAAGATTAAACGTTTTGCCCAGAGCATTGGTGCCGATTACACCTTTTTATATGTTGCTCCCCGTGGCCGCGAACAGCGCGACTCAGTGCTTTACTCACTGGAGGGTAAAATGGCTTACCCCACCAGCATGATACTCGACCGCAACGGCAAAATACGCCGGGTTGAAACTGGCTTTTCTGGCCCTGGAACAGGCGAACACTTCAAAAAGTTTGCCCGCGAAACCGAAGAGCTCATTATGGAATTGCTGAACGAAAAGTAA
- a CDS encoding nuclear transport factor 2 family protein, which translates to MKTQSIFLIILIGLMISCQQNTTKDSPEELKQVLNDYFDGIKNMDFNKMKDVTTDDFTLYEVGKVWNNDSLINFIKTFPPYKIDYKFDNFNIQIDNSIGYMYYFNHADMVINDTINMVFDWIECATFVKKDNEWKMNFLHSSVRK; encoded by the coding sequence ATGAAAACACAAAGCATTTTTTTAATTATTCTAATTGGACTAATGATTAGTTGCCAGCAGAATACCACCAAAGACTCGCCAGAGGAATTAAAACAAGTATTGAATGACTATTTCGATGGGATAAAAAACATGGATTTTAATAAAATGAAAGATGTAACAACAGATGACTTTACACTTTATGAAGTTGGAAAAGTATGGAACAATGATAGTTTAATTAATTTCATCAAAACATTTCCCCCATACAAGATTGATTACAAGTTTGACAATTTTAATATTCAAATAGACAATTCTATTGGATATATGTATTATTTCAACCATGCCGATATGGTTATTAATGATACAATAAATATGGTTTTTGACTGGATAGAATGTGCAACATTTGTTAAGAAAGATAACGAATGGAAAATGAATTTTTTGCATTCAAGTGTTAGGAAGTAA
- a CDS encoding DUF6602 domain-containing protein, whose translation MNNLEFQKSITRELDIVKNRVRSLIGNANWGEEGRYKEAVLKTVINRFLPNNLSIGTGFIAGERGINESIISNQIDLIIYDNSIPVLFREGDFIITTEKNVRAIIEVKSKLNITNLRKVITDFNNLNQFPFIADNGDNRVFKGLFAYENGIANIETNNNFERELRNSRGNINHITIGKNYFVRYWRNNLNIHPPVNANNPFYSLYKINDLSFSYFISNLIHISSMQELDDRYQFSFPIAGTKEVSRKKVIEMEDRN comes from the coding sequence ATGAATAACCTTGAATTTCAAAAAAGTATAACAAGAGAATTGGACATCGTTAAGAATCGTGTTCGCAGTCTGATTGGAAATGCTAATTGGGGAGAAGAAGGTCGATATAAAGAGGCGGTTTTGAAAACGGTGATTAATCGATTCTTGCCAAATAATTTATCAATTGGAACAGGTTTTATTGCAGGAGAGCGAGGAATAAATGAATCTATTATATCAAATCAAATAGACTTAATTATTTATGATAATTCTATTCCAGTGTTATTTAGAGAAGGTGATTTCATTATAACAACCGAAAAAAATGTAAGAGCGATAATTGAAGTCAAATCAAAATTGAACATTACAAATTTGAGAAAAGTTATAACTGATTTTAATAACCTTAATCAGTTCCCATTTATTGCAGACAATGGAGATAATCGTGTATTTAAAGGATTGTTTGCATATGAAAATGGAATTGCCAACATTGAAACCAATAATAATTTCGAACGAGAATTGAGAAATTCAAGAGGAAATATTAATCACATTACTATTGGGAAAAACTATTTTGTAAGGTATTGGAGGAATAATTTAAACATTCATCCTCCTGTTAATGCAAATAATCCCTTTTATAGTTTATATAAGATTAATGACTTGTCCTTTTCCTATTTCATTTCAAACTTAATTCATATTTCTTCTATGCAAGAATTGGATGATAGATATCAATTTTCATTTCCAATTGCAGGAACAAAAGAGGTGAGTAGAAAAAAGGTTATAGAAATGGAGGATAGAAACTAA
- a CDS encoding tyrosine-type recombinase/integrase yields the protein MLNLKIGDVNSKRHMLIIRNAKGYKDRQVPISDKTIEMLREYYKMYRPNVWLFEGQKSRERYSEKSLAKVLKHAANKANIRIPVTLRWLRYSYATHLLESGADLRYIQALLGHRGSKTTEIYTHVSQKCLQKIKSSFDYL from the coding sequence CTGCTGAACCTAAAAATTGGAGACGTTAACTCAAAACGCCACATGCTCATTATTCGAAACGCGAAGGGCTACAAGGACAGACAAGTGCCAATTTCAGACAAAACCATTGAGATGCTCAGAGAATACTATAAAATGTATAGACCAAATGTATGGTTGTTTGAAGGACAGAAAAGTAGGGAAAGGTATTCAGAAAAAAGTTTAGCAAAAGTTTTAAAACATGCTGCAAACAAAGCGAATATCAGAATACCTGTTACACTTCGCTGGTTACGATATAGTTATGCGACACATTTGTTAGAATCAGGAGCTGATTTGCGATATATACAGGCATTGCTCGGACACAGAGGTTCGAAGACAACAGAAATATATACACATGTATCGCAAAAATGTTTACAAAAAATTAAAAGTTCATTTGATTATTTGTAA
- the leuS gene encoding leucine--tRNA ligase encodes MDYNFKEIEQKWQDYWRKNKTYRVDVDPSKPKYYVLDMFPYPSGAGLHVGHPLGYIASDIYSRYKRLNGFNVLHPMGYDAFGLPAEQYAIQTGQHPAITTDNNIKRYREQLDKIGFSYDWDREFRTCDPKYYKWTQWAFIKMFKHWYNNKTQKAEPIENLIAEFEQNGNINVDAACSEVRTFSASEWKAMSEKEQQEILLAYRLAYLADVMVNWCPALGTVLANDEVKEGVSIRGGHPVEQRKMRQWCLRISAYAERLLNDLDQLDWTDSLKDIQRNWIGKSEGAEVWFRIDGTDRKILIFTTRPDTIYGATFMVLAPESELVDELTTPEYAEKMEQYRQEVKRKTERERMAEARKVTGQFTGSYAINPFTNERIPIWVSEYVLAGYGTGAIMAVPAHDSRDFAFAKTFGLPIIQTVIRPGEQPTNPESWTESYDSKEGVVINSPLINGLEVKDAISKICEVIESRGLGKRKVNYRLRDAIFSRQRYWGEPFPIFYKDGMPYPLPEEKLPLELPEIDAYLPTEKGEPPLGRAKNWHTPEGYPYELSTMPGFAGSSAYYLRYMDPHNDNALVSAEANKYWENVDLYIGGTEHAVGHLIYSRYWNKFLYDLGYVCKQEPFKKLINQGMIQGRSNFVYRVKGTNQFVSHNLKDKYDVTPIHVDVNIVSNDILDIEAFRKWRPEFENAEFILEDGKYVCGWAVEKMSKSMWNVVNPDTIVERYGADTLRMYEMFLGPLEQSKPWDTNGIDGVHKFLRKFWRLFHNNANEFEVSGNEPTAQELKVLHKTIKKVTEDIEKFSFNTGVSAFMICVNELSDLKCNKRAILEPLTVLIAPYAPHIAEELWHLLGHETSVNTAAWPKFNEEYIKESTFTCPISFNGKTRFTLELPLNLKADEVEKIVLADENTLKYLDGKQPKKVIVVPNKIVNIVV; translated from the coding sequence ATGGACTACAATTTTAAAGAGATTGAACAGAAATGGCAGGATTACTGGCGTAAAAACAAGACATATAGGGTTGATGTTGACCCCTCAAAGCCCAAGTACTACGTACTTGATATGTTCCCGTACCCCTCCGGAGCCGGATTACATGTAGGTCATCCGCTGGGATACATTGCATCCGATATTTACTCCCGCTACAAAAGGCTTAACGGCTTTAATGTGCTTCACCCCATGGGCTACGATGCCTTTGGCCTACCGGCAGAGCAGTATGCCATTCAAACCGGTCAACATCCTGCCATTACCACCGATAACAATATTAAGCGCTACCGCGAGCAGCTCGATAAGATTGGCTTTAGCTACGACTGGGATCGCGAATTCCGCACCTGCGACCCCAAGTACTACAAGTGGACCCAGTGGGCTTTTATTAAGATGTTCAAGCACTGGTACAACAACAAAACCCAAAAGGCTGAGCCCATTGAGAACCTTATTGCTGAGTTTGAGCAAAACGGTAATATTAATGTTGATGCGGCCTGTAGCGAGGTTCGTACCTTTAGCGCCTCGGAATGGAAAGCCATGAGCGAAAAGGAACAGCAGGAGATTTTGCTTGCTTACCGCCTGGCCTACCTTGCCGATGTTATGGTAAACTGGTGCCCTGCACTGGGAACAGTACTGGCAAACGACGAAGTTAAGGAGGGTGTCTCCATTCGTGGCGGCCATCCGGTTGAACAACGCAAAATGCGTCAGTGGTGTCTCAGGATATCGGCTTACGCCGAGCGACTACTCAACGATCTCGACCAACTCGACTGGACTGACTCGCTTAAGGATATTCAACGCAACTGGATTGGCAAATCCGAGGGTGCCGAGGTTTGGTTCCGAATTGATGGTACCGACCGTAAAATACTAATTTTCACCACCCGTCCCGATACCATTTACGGCGCAACCTTTATGGTGTTGGCACCCGAAAGCGAACTGGTTGATGAGCTTACTACCCCCGAGTATGCTGAGAAAATGGAGCAATACCGTCAGGAGGTTAAGCGAAAAACCGAGCGTGAGCGCATGGCAGAAGCCCGCAAGGTAACCGGTCAATTTACCGGTAGCTACGCCATTAACCCATTCACCAACGAGCGTATACCTATTTGGGTAAGCGAATACGTTTTAGCTGGCTATGGAACTGGCGCCATTATGGCGGTTCCTGCCCACGATAGCCGCGATTTTGCCTTTGCCAAAACCTTTGGGCTACCTATTATCCAAACCGTTATTCGCCCAGGCGAGCAACCCACCAACCCTGAGTCGTGGACAGAATCGTACGATTCAAAGGAGGGTGTTGTTATCAATAGCCCACTTATCAATGGCTTAGAGGTAAAAGATGCCATTTCAAAGATATGTGAGGTGATTGAATCGCGCGGGCTGGGCAAGCGTAAGGTAAACTATCGCCTACGCGATGCCATTTTCAGCCGCCAGCGATACTGGGGTGAGCCATTCCCTATTTTCTACAAGGACGGAATGCCTTACCCGCTGCCCGAGGAAAAATTACCCCTTGAACTCCCCGAGATTGATGCCTACCTACCCACTGAAAAGGGCGAACCACCCCTTGGACGTGCCAAAAACTGGCATACCCCTGAGGGTTACCCCTATGAGCTTAGCACCATGCCTGGCTTTGCAGGCTCCTCGGCATACTACCTACGTTACATGGACCCCCATAACGATAATGCTCTTGTTTCGGCCGAAGCCAATAAGTACTGGGAAAACGTTGACCTTTACATTGGCGGAACCGAACATGCCGTGGGACATCTTATTTACTCAAGGTACTGGAATAAATTCCTATACGACCTTGGTTACGTTTGCAAGCAGGAGCCCTTTAAAAAGCTGATAAACCAAGGAATGATTCAGGGCCGATCAAACTTTGTTTACCGTGTTAAGGGAACAAACCAATTTGTATCGCACAACCTGAAGGATAAGTACGATGTAACCCCAATACACGTTGATGTTAACATTGTAAGCAACGATATACTTGATATTGAGGCATTCCGTAAGTGGCGTCCGGAGTTCGAGAATGCTGAGTTCATTCTGGAAGATGGGAAATACGTATGCGGATGGGCAGTGGAAAAGATGAGCAAGAGTATGTGGAATGTGGTTAACCCCGATACCATTGTTGAGCGCTATGGTGCCGATACCCTCCGCATGTACGAGATGTTCCTTGGCCCCCTAGAGCAAAGCAAACCTTGGGATACAAATGGTATTGATGGCGTACATAAGTTTCTCCGAAAGTTCTGGAGGTTATTCCATAACAATGCCAATGAGTTTGAGGTATCAGGCAACGAACCTACTGCACAAGAGCTCAAGGTTCTTCATAAAACCATTAAAAAGGTTACTGAGGATATTGAGAAGTTTAGCTTTAATACCGGAGTATCGGCCTTTATGATTTGCGTGAACGAGCTCTCCGATTTGAAATGTAACAAGCGCGCCATACTTGAACCGCTAACCGTTTTAATTGCTCCCTATGCTCCACATATTGCCGAGGAGTTATGGCATCTGCTTGGACATGAAACATCGGTAAATACTGCCGCTTGGCCTAAGTTCAACGAGGAGTACATTAAGGAATCGACCTTTACCTGTCCTATTTCGTTTAATGGTAAAACGCGTTTTACCCTTGAACTACCGTTAAACCTTAAGGCCGATGAGGTGGAAAAAATTGTTTTAGCCGATGAAAACACGCTAAAATACCTGGATGGCAAGCAACCCAAAAAGGTAATTGTGGTTCCAAACAAAATTGTAAATATTGTTGTTTAG
- a CDS encoding four helix bundle protein — protein sequence MDKSDNKTKSFKDLVVWQKAHAFVLNIYQQVKIFSDDYQAIVGDMLCESATAIATNIVGGYKKKDREDKLLFLTTAQEALEECRYYITLATDLHLLDSFQADELENNLNEVSYLLNSYARSIKRRKEGDYKKDDDLKDE from the coding sequence ATGGACAAATCGGACAACAAAACCAAATCGTTCAAGGACTTGGTAGTATGGCAAAAAGCCCACGCTTTTGTGCTTAATATTTACCAGCAGGTAAAAATTTTTTCCGACGATTATCAAGCCATTGTGGGCGACATGCTTTGTGAAAGCGCCACTGCCATTGCAACCAACATTGTTGGAGGCTACAAGAAGAAGGATCGCGAGGACAAGCTACTCTTTTTAACCACCGCTCAGGAAGCCCTTGAGGAGTGCCGTTACTACATTACCCTTGCCACTGATTTACACCTCTTGGATTCATTCCAAGCCGACGAGCTAGAGAATAACCTCAACGAGGTTAGCTACCTGCTTAACTCTTACGCACGTTCCATCAAACGTCGTAAGGAAGGTGATTACAAAAAAGATGATGATTTAAAAGACGAGTAG
- a CDS encoding YitT family protein, with the protein MTTANIFKTVRSYAIIVFGLLLYALSWTAFLIPHKITGGGVSGIGALVYYATGIPMGYTYFLINVGLILLAIKMLGANFGVKTIFGVTVGAFLLSLLQMTIKVAVVEDKFMSTIIGGALAGVGLGVVFTQGGSTGGTDIIAMIINKYRNISPGRIIMLCDVFIIGSSFLVLLDLEPAKRIETIVYGYVAMAITAYSLDAVLSGTKQSVQVFVFSKRYQEIADRITSEINRGVTVVDGMGWYTKESQKVLISLVRKHEVSDVYKIIKEVDPEAFISVATVTGVYGRGFERIRH; encoded by the coding sequence ATGACTACAGCCAATATTTTTAAAACAGTCCGATCCTATGCCATCATAGTGTTCGGGCTGTTGCTTTATGCGCTATCGTGGACAGCCTTTTTGATTCCACATAAAATTACTGGCGGAGGTGTTTCGGGTATAGGTGCGCTTGTTTACTATGCTACTGGCATTCCAATGGGTTACACCTACTTTTTAATAAATGTAGGGCTCATCCTTTTAGCCATTAAAATGCTGGGAGCCAACTTTGGGGTGAAAACCATTTTTGGTGTTACTGTTGGCGCTTTTCTACTATCGCTGCTCCAAATGACAATAAAGGTTGCAGTGGTTGAGGACAAGTTTATGTCCACAATCATTGGCGGTGCGCTTGCAGGTGTTGGGCTTGGGGTTGTGTTCACTCAGGGTGGCAGTACTGGTGGTACCGATATCATTGCCATGATAATCAATAAGTACCGCAACATTAGCCCAGGCCGTATAATAATGCTTTGCGATGTTTTCATCATTGGCTCATCGTTTTTGGTTCTACTCGACCTTGAGCCCGCCAAGCGTATCGAAACCATTGTTTATGGCTATGTGGCCATGGCCATCACGGCTTACTCGCTCGATGCAGTTCTTTCGGGTACAAAACAATCCGTTCAGGTATTTGTCTTCTCAAAGCGATACCAGGAAATTGCCGATAGGATTACATCTGAGATTAACCGTGGAGTAACCGTGGTTGATGGAATGGGCTGGTACACAAAAGAATCGCAAAAGGTGCTAATCTCACTTGTGCGTAAGCACGAGGTTAGCGATGTGTATAAAATAATTAAGGAGGTTGACCCCGAAGCGTTTATTTCGGTTGCAACGGTTACCGGGGTTTACGGAAGGGGGTTTGAACGCATCAGGCACTAG